A stretch of Equus przewalskii isolate Varuska chromosome 11, EquPr2, whole genome shotgun sequence DNA encodes these proteins:
- the ASCL2 gene encoding achaete-scute homolog 2, translating into MDSGALPRPAPPAPGVSGGCATRRRPVSPELLRCSRRRRPGAAETGGGAAAVARRNERERNRVKLVNLGFQALRQHVPHGGASKKLSKVETLRSAVEYIRALQRLLAEHDAVRAALAGGLLAPAARPPAPRGPRGTPAAAASPSCASSSPGRGGSSEPGSPRSAYSSDESGCEGALSPEERELLDFSSWLGGY; encoded by the coding sequence ATGGACAGCGGCGCGCTGCcccggcccgcgccccccgcgcctGGCGTCTCGGGCGGCTGCGCCACTCGGCGGCGACCTGTGTCCCCAGAGCTGCTGCGCTGTAGCCGGCGGCGGCGGCCAGGCGCGGCGGAGACCGGGGGTGGCGCTGCGGCTGTGGCGCGGCGCAACGAGCGCGAGCGCAACCGCGTGAAGCTGGTGAACTTGGGGTTCCAGGCCCTGCGGCAGCACGTGCCGCACGGCGGCGCCAGCAAGAAGCTGAGCAAGGTGGAGACACTGCGCTCGGCCGTGGAATACATCCGCGCGCTGCAGCGCCTGCTGGCCGAGCACGATGCGGTGCGCGCCGCGTTGGCTGGGGGGCTGCTGGCGCCAGCTGCGCGGCCCCCAGCACCTCGAGGGCCGCGCGGgacccccgccgccgccgcctcgcccTCCTGCGCCTCATCGTCCCCGGGCCGCGGGGGCAGCTCGGAGCCCGGATCCCCGCGCTCCGCCTACTCGTCGGACGAGAGCGGCTGTGAGGGTGCGCTGAGCCCCGAGGAGCGCGAGCTGCTTGACTTCTCCAGCTGGTTAGGGGGCTACTGA